The following nucleotide sequence is from Coffea eugenioides isolate CCC68of chromosome 3, Ceug_1.0, whole genome shotgun sequence.
TTAAAACTCTATTGTTTTTAGCAAATTGTTGAACACGGGACAATTAATAAGTTGTTTACATGGAATCTCTAAGTTGTTTCTAActatttcattaaattttttatgtGTAATTAACTTACTTTAAATACGAAAAAGATAAAAAACAAAGTTGCTAAATATAATTTCTAAAAAGTAGCTATCAATGAAATAAgaagaaaatttatttctacAAATTGCTcgtcccttctttttttttaaaaaaaattggagtTAAAAATCCCTCTTTTAAAATCGCAATAACCTATACAGTTTATTAATCATGTGAGTTTACAAATAACTTTTGTAAGAGGTGTATTGGTATGCCAAATGAAAAGGTCATTACTGAGGCATGGTATTTTTATGGAAAGTAAAAAATATCCTCCAACATTTTAATAGTGATTTAAGGGATAACTATGTAGCTTATTTAAGATGGATATTAGAAAAGGTCAAATATCAAGTGAAAAAACAAAGGATGAGTGTTATGATGTTTATTTACAAATTTCTTTTATGAAATAACAATGcacattttttttagtttaaaaACATATAATAGTATGAATGAGTTGTCAAATAATTGGACTTAAAGGTCTTATGTTCAAATTCTTTTTCGTACTATacttattttttattcaatCTAAAATACCACAAGGTATTTATACCCATTAACTCTAGTCTCTAGCATTAGAAATCAATAAGAATTACAATTGAAAATCATTGACCTACTTAATACCAAATATTTAGGGGGTCAACCGTAACTGAAATTTAAAAGCAAATCAGTTTTGCACAAATCCATGGATTTCCAATAACTTCTTTGGACAAagtcaataataaaaaaatatccCAACTGGAATAATAAACAACCTTAAaaaacatgaaaaagaaaaaggacgaAGATGGAAATCCAAGATTTCCAAGGGACAAACCTGGTCCAAATACTTCCAGAGGTTACGCATTAATTCATTTTTACCGGATCCTCTCAATTCAATTCAATAGTAGTTTACGTTACTTTTGAAATGcccttttttccctctttttatCTCTCTGGTGGCGTCGCCTCTGCATTATTACACTGTGTGACTGTGTGTAGTGTGAGTTGGGTGGGTAGGGTCGGTCTCTTTTATCAGCAAGCACGAGAAAATCAATAGTCTAGTAAACAGGGGAGATGGGTTAGAGGGGAGAGGGCCCCTTCCCGCTTCTTCTTAAAATTCGTCTCTTTCTTCACTCCAAGAGGGAAACTGTGTGTTTTCCTGCGTGTGTTTGTGTGTGAGTTTTACTTGAGAGCGACTAATTGCTGTAAGATGTCCATACATATCTGATAGAACAATAGATTAGATTTAAGATAATTTGTATATACAGAGTGACAGAAGGAAAGGCAATATGGGGGAAGAAGGAGAGAGGAAGGAAATAGAAGAAgtggggaaaaagaaagaagttgTAGTGATGGATACTCCAGAGAGGAGCAAGAATCAGATCAATACACCAATTTCTAAATTTGAGGTTTGATTTTTGAGTTCAATTAACTTTAAATTTGCATTTTGTCAGTTTTTTATGcgggggatttttttttttttggtgatcatgcaaagaaaataaagctgtatttttttggttttaagatGTGGATTTTGCAAAGGGGGGCTGGATTTGTGGTATATGGGGATTAGCAGTGTTTTTGAGATGAGTATTTGGCTTAATTCATGAATTATTGTCTTTTTGGGAGTGGTAAGTCAGTAATGCTTGGGCTTTGTTATGGGAGATTCGATTTTCAGGtttttttaagtgaaaaatgttTTGGGGAAATGGGGAGCAGAATTGTTTTTGTGAAATGGGTTTTTGCTAAATTGGTAaacttttgtctttttttttggcGATAATAATTTGGTTATGATTGGCATTTGAGGTCAGGGATTTGGTCATTGATCTGTGATTTCTAAGGGAAAAAGTTTTTTCGATAATGGTTTTGGGCTGCTTTGATGTATGAATTAGAGCTTATTGGTCTTTTTGTTAGTTGACCTCATGCtctgttaatttattttaatgCATTATCTTGTTTTTTTCAGCTTCTGAACTGGTGAGAAATGGGTTTTGACAGGTTTGATATGTTAGTGTTGTTTGTTTCAGATTATGCTTCACTTAAGGTGGAATTTGTTCAATTTGATTGAAGATGCTGTTGTTTGCCCCTATTCTGATTTCCTTCAGTTCTTAGTGTGCGATTTTCTAGTGTTTCTCAACTATTTTACTTGATCTTCGTCCTTAAGTCTTTTGGCTTCTGGGTTTTGGtaattagtcttttttttttccttctggAATTAGCTGACTGTGATTTTGTCAGtaaattggagttgtgtgtcaTTGCTTTAATGCTCGTTAGTGGTAGTTCGCCTCGTGCCTACGGTTCTTGTTACTTGGTTATTCTATATCATTTGTATATGGAATTTTTAGTTTGCCGTGTCATATTTTTGGTATCTAACCTTTAAGTAGTCTCGGTAACGGTATGTAATTTGTTGATTTTGTCACCTGGAAGGTTTTGAAAATCTGGTTTTCATGTTTCTCTGCAATATGCTGTCTAGCATCTTGGTCATTTATCTGCAATTTTGTCATGCTTCTCAGAAATTGATTGTTAGTTAATTTGGGGAAACAAGTAATCTGAGTTTGTTTTGGATACTTTCAACGCTAGGGTTTATAAAAGTGCTACTATCTTGTACAAGTTGTCTGCAGTGTGCTTCTAGGTGTTGCGAATCAGCTTTTAGTCTTTCTAGCTAGAAGATTTTTATTCTTTAGGTGAATGGGCAGAAATGGTGACTGCAATGCTGAtactatatattttttattctaGTGGATTAACTGGATTTTCTATATGTCAAAGTGTTACTGATACAGTACTTTCATGTGTATTGATTTTGAGCTTTGAATCATCCGCGGCCAATTGTATGAATTTAAGGCTTCTTATTAATCATGCAAAATCCCTCCatttttgtttctcattttccctGCATCTTCCCTTGCTGAAAATAATATGTTTTTGTCATGCTGATGGCATCATTAGCGTACTTTGTACTTCATTGTTTCAAGTTTTTACCATGAACACGTGATGTCTCCAgtgctttctttttcttgtcttCCATCTGAGAGTTTTTCTGTTTCATCCATCGTGCAGGAGTCCCCAGTCTTTAGCTTTCTGAACAATCTTTCTCCTATCCAGCCGGTAAAGTCTGTTCACATTACCCAAACTCTAAATGCACTCAGTTTTGCATCCCTTCCATCTGTTTTCACGTCACCCCATGCCAGTTCCCTTAAGGAGTCCAGATTCCTTAGAAGGTAAGAGATTAATCTTTTTTGATCAGTTTCTGCAGTTTCACTTTTTTCCACAATTTATAGTATGGCAAGCCTCCTTGCCCATTGatctatatttatttttgctttcaGGCATCAACTTGTAGACCCATCAAGACCTGAGTTTTCTTCTGACAGTCAGAAGAAAATTGATGGGAATGGAGGGATTGTAAAATATGCCCATAACTCCTCTGAGCAGCAGGAAAATTTTGATCCGGGGAATTCTCTTGGAGAGACATCTATAGAGCCATCTTATGATTGCTCACAGCTGGCAGTTGAATTTGTGCGGTCTTTAAATTATGATTGCAAGAGTCCCATCTCCAGCCCAAAGGCTAGTTGCGCTGCTAGCAATAAAGGTCTGTCTGAATTTGATGCCAATGCTGGACCATTAGTTCCATTTTCTCTAGTAGTGTCTGGAAAAGGTTTATTTACAAATGAATCCAGTATTGAGGGATTAGGCCAAACTAATCAAAGTAGAGATGGCGCAGGTTGCGATTGGGAGAGTCTAATTTCTGATGCTGCTGATCTGCTAAATTTTGATACACCAAAGGATGTTGACAGTTTTAATGAATCCCCGCGATCTACAACTGCCTTCCATACCAACAACACAAATAATATTCAGAATATGCAAACATTTGGTTGTATTGAACACCAAGGCGAGGGAATTGACAACGAAAATCCTTCAACTCAACCAGGAGAAGGAAGTTGTGTGATGGAATTTGCTGAGCCTGAAGAAGTTATTACCAGTTCTTCTTTGAACAGCGAGTGCGTGGAAGGGAGCCTCAGTCAGAAAATGGATGCTGAGGTCAGCAATGCATCCCCGTACTTGCTGCTAAGATGCACTTCACTTTAAATGTTTGCTTTTCAAGAAATGTGTCTGCATGTAAAAATGGTTTGGATACATCTTAGCACACAATATCACCTATGGATCCTTTTAGATTGATTGATTTAAGTAGATTAAGTAGAGTTTGTGATGATACTGTCCTGCGCCAAAAGAAATGCAGTGGAAACTTCCATCAAGTTGCAGTTGTGTTTGCGGAAACTTGAGATGAGATCTAATTGAGTAAAAGCAGATTTATTTTGCTTTGAGCTATAACGTATTCTTTACTAAGCACTCACTGCCAGGGATGGCTATGTTAACTTTAAAGTGccaattttctaatttttggagCAAATatgttttactttttcttttctcattttgtttcttttcttctcttgtagCCTGTTTCAAATTTGTACCGTGGAATGAGAAGACGTTGCCTTGTTTTTGAGATGGCGGGTGCTCGCAGAAAGCACCTGGAGGAGAACTCAAGTTCTGTTTCTTCCATTTTACTTCAATCTGATGGAAACACACCCTCCGCAGATAAGCAATTGGTTCCTTTCAAGTCTGGAAATGATTCATCCAGGTGCATTTTACCTGGAATTGGCTTGCATTTAAATGCTCTTGCAACTACTCCCAAGGAATTCAAGGTTGTGAAGCAGGACGCCTCAGTTGCAGGCAGACTGGTTATTGCACCTAGTTCAACTGCTAATTTCCAGCCCATAATGGCTGGTCAAGAATCATTTAATGAATCTTTGGCATTGACGTCTACGGAGACAGACATGGATCCCATTGAAAATGCAGCTCCACTTACGGAAGATGCTAACCAGCTTTCTGCCCTAATAGCAAATGAAGAGTTCAATCAGATTAGTCCAAAGAAGAAGAGGTATGCTAATTTTAGTTTATGGCACTAATCATAATATTGAAGTTTCTTTTTCTGCAATAGTCCTGTCTGACCCTTTTCCTAATTCTCAGGCGTAGATTGGAAGTTTCTGGAGAACCTGAGGGCTGTAAGCGATGTAATTGTAAGAAATCTAAATGCTTGAAACTGTAAGTAAATCCTTTGTGCTCAGTAAGTTCGTTTCTTTTGATTCTCATTACCAATGTGCTTTGATTAATTCCTGTTGGCTAATATCTGGTATTTCAGGTTTTCTCCTGTTTTTTGTGTTCTTAAAATTCCTTCTGCATGCAGTTATTGTGAATGTTTTGCTGCTGGTGTCTACTGTGTGGAGCCGTGCTCCTGTCAGGAATGTTTCAATAAGCCTATTCATGAGGACACTGTGCTTGCAACTCGCAAGCAGATTGAGTCCAGAAACCCCCTTGCTTTTGCCCCCAAAGTCATTAGGAGTTCCGATTCTTTGACTGAGGTGAGGT
It contains:
- the LOC113767038 gene encoding protein tesmin/TSO1-like CXC 3 isoform X1, whose protein sequence is MGEEGERKEIEEVGKKKEVVVMDTPERSKNQINTPISKFEESPVFSFLNNLSPIQPVKSVHITQTLNALSFASLPSVFTSPHASSLKESRFLRRHQLVDPSRPEFSSDSQKKIDGNGGIVKYAHNSSEQQENFDPGNSLGETSIEPSYDCSQLAVEFVRSLNYDCKSPISSPKASCAASNKGLSEFDANAGPLVPFSLVVSGKGLFTNESSIEGLGQTNQSRDGAGCDWESLISDAADLLNFDTPKDVDSFNESPRSTTAFHTNNTNNIQNMQTFGCIEHQGEGIDNENPSTQPGEGSCVMEFAEPEEVITSSSLNSECVEGSLSQKMDAEPVSNLYRGMRRRCLVFEMAGARRKHLEENSSSVSSILLQSDGNTPSADKQLVPFKSGNDSSRCILPGIGLHLNALATTPKEFKVVKQDASVAGRLVIAPSSTANFQPIMAGQESFNESLALTSTETDMDPIENAAPLTEDANQLSALIANEEFNQISPKKKRRRLEVSGEPEGCKRCNCKKSKCLKLYCECFAAGVYCVEPCSCQECFNKPIHEDTVLATRKQIESRNPLAFAPKVIRSSDSLTEDDSSKTPASARHKRGCNCKKSGCLKKYCECYQGGVGCSINCRCEGCKNAFGRKDGSIYIGTEAELEEDETDALEKTVKDRKPHKTAIQVDVEQQNPESAPPATPLRFGRPSVQLPFSSKKKPPRSSLPSIGSSSGLYPIQGLAKPNLLHPQPKFDKHFQTVQEDELPEILQGNGSPIGGIKLASPNSKRVSPPHCDFEMSPGRRSSRKLILQSIPAFPSLTPKH
- the LOC113767038 gene encoding protein tesmin/TSO1-like CXC 2 isoform X2, which produces MGEEGERKEIEEVGKKKEVVVMDTPERSKNQINTPISKFEESPVFSFLNNLSPIQPVKSVHITQTLNALSFASLPSVFTSPHASSLKESRFLRRHQLVDPSRPEFSSDSQKKIDGNGGIVKYAHNSSEQQENFDPGNSLGETSIEPSYDCSQLAVEFVRSLNYDCKSPISSPKASCAASNKGCDWESLISDAADLLNFDTPKDVDSFNESPRSTTAFHTNNTNNIQNMQTFGCIEHQGEGIDNENPSTQPGEGSCVMEFAEPEEVITSSSLNSECVEGSLSQKMDAEPVSNLYRGMRRRCLVFEMAGARRKHLEENSSSVSSILLQSDGNTPSADKQLVPFKSGNDSSRCILPGIGLHLNALATTPKEFKVVKQDASVAGRLVIAPSSTANFQPIMAGQESFNESLALTSTETDMDPIENAAPLTEDANQLSALIANEEFNQISPKKKRRRLEVSGEPEGCKRCNCKKSKCLKLYCECFAAGVYCVEPCSCQECFNKPIHEDTVLATRKQIESRNPLAFAPKVIRSSDSLTEDDSSKTPASARHKRGCNCKKSGCLKKYCECYQGGVGCSINCRCEGCKNAFGRKDGSIYIGTEAELEEDETDALEKTVKDRKPHKTAIQVDVEQQNPESAPPATPLRFGRPSVQLPFSSKKKPPRSSLPSIGSSSGLYPIQGLAKPNLLHPQPKFDKHFQTVQEDELPEILQGNGSPIGGIKLASPNSKRVSPPHCDFEMSPGRRSSRKLILQSIPAFPSLTPKH